From the Deltaproteobacteria bacterium genome, one window contains:
- the topA gene encoding type I DNA topoisomerase has protein sequence MAKSLVIVESPAKARTLKKYLGRDFNVMASVGHVKDLPKSSLGVDVDDNFKPTYEVIRGKSKILKEIVDAAKKVDTVYLAPDPDREGEAIAWHIYEEISGKKQRGKMQRGRKQRGKMQEVGSRKNAGPVVRRALFHEITERAIKEAIANPIDLNSDLFEAQQARRILDRLVGYKISPLLWDKVRRGLSAGRVQSIAVRIICEREAEIDLFKSQEYWSILANLEGSASPAFDAKLIGTMDHGPWTVDPKAGKNPIPNKEKANAILGKLKKAQFVLSKITKKERKRNPLPPFITSQIQQDASRKLGFTAKKTMTLAQMLYEGVDMGEEGPVGLITYMRTDSTRVSAQALDGVREFIAKQYGKKSLPATPNFYKSKKGAQDAHEAIRPTMLDLPPEKIAQYLEPDMLKLYDLIWKRFVGSQMKPAEYDQTSFDIEAGEYLLRASGSVLRFPGYLAVYMEGKDEDIKEEEEAETLPLLKEGETLRLLDVLSRQHFTEPPPRYTEASLVKTLEELGIGRPSTYAQILSNIQDKDYAVKAEGRFKPTSLGVLVNELLVKHFPDILNAQFTAQMEKELDDVEEGNLKWVQALHDFYTPFSKTLAKAEVEMKDIKRMQIETDLKCEKCGNPLVIRWGRHGEFLSCSQYPECKTAHEFTRDDKGVISIQEREFKGTCEKCEAPMIVKRGRFGPFLACTRYPDCKFTKTIPVGVPCPKCKSDLVQRRSKRGKFFYGCSKYPACDYASWNKPIPQECPQCHHPFLVEKYSKKAGGVYVACPQKECGYTKEPPQ, from the coding sequence ATGGCAAAGTCTTTAGTCATTGTAGAGTCGCCTGCGAAGGCCAGAACCCTCAAGAAATATCTGGGACGTGACTTCAATGTGATGGCTTCCGTTGGGCACGTCAAAGATCTCCCCAAAAGCAGTTTGGGAGTGGATGTGGATGATAATTTCAAACCGACTTACGAAGTGATCCGTGGAAAATCAAAAATTCTTAAAGAAATTGTCGATGCGGCAAAGAAAGTCGATACCGTTTATCTTGCTCCCGATCCGGATCGTGAAGGAGAAGCCATTGCGTGGCATATTTATGAAGAGATAAGCGGGAAGAAGCAGAGAGGCAAGATGCAGAGAGGCAGGAAGCAGAGAGGCAAGATGCAAGAAGTAGGAAGCAGAAAAAATGCCGGACCTGTGGTGCGTCGCGCCCTTTTTCATGAAATTACGGAACGGGCGATTAAGGAAGCGATTGCCAATCCCATCGATCTGAATTCCGATTTGTTTGAAGCGCAACAGGCGCGTCGTATTTTGGATCGTCTGGTCGGTTATAAAATCAGTCCTCTGTTGTGGGATAAAGTCCGCAGAGGTTTGTCGGCAGGGCGTGTTCAATCCATTGCGGTGCGCATTATTTGTGAAAGAGAAGCGGAAATTGATCTTTTTAAATCACAGGAATATTGGTCGATTCTTGCAAACTTGGAAGGCTCGGCGTCTCCCGCATTTGATGCCAAATTGATAGGGACCATGGACCATGGACCATGGACTGTGGACCCAAAGGCGGGAAAAAACCCCATACCCAACAAAGAAAAAGCTAATGCCATTTTGGGGAAATTGAAAAAGGCACAATTTGTCCTCAGCAAAATCACGAAAAAGGAGAGAAAGCGCAATCCTCTGCCACCCTTTATTACAAGTCAGATACAGCAAGATGCATCGCGCAAACTTGGATTCACCGCGAAAAAAACAATGACCTTGGCGCAGATGCTTTATGAAGGAGTCGACATGGGTGAAGAAGGTCCTGTGGGACTCATCACTTATATGCGCACCGACTCCACGCGTGTTTCCGCGCAGGCACTCGATGGCGTGCGGGAATTTATCGCGAAGCAATACGGAAAAAAATCTCTGCCAGCGACTCCAAATTTTTACAAAAGCAAAAAGGGTGCGCAAGATGCTCACGAAGCCATTCGTCCGACCATGCTCGATTTGCCTCCCGAAAAAATAGCGCAATATCTGGAGCCTGACATGCTCAAACTCTACGATCTTATTTGGAAACGTTTTGTCGGCTCGCAAATGAAACCGGCGGAATATGATCAGACAAGTTTTGATATTGAAGCGGGAGAATATCTGCTCCGGGCAAGCGGCTCTGTGCTTCGATTTCCGGGCTATTTAGCGGTTTATATGGAAGGGAAAGACGAAGATATTAAAGAGGAGGAAGAAGCAGAGACGCTTCCGTTGTTGAAAGAAGGGGAGACATTGCGATTGCTGGATGTGCTTTCAAGACAACATTTTACCGAACCGCCGCCCCGTTATACGGAAGCCTCGCTCGTCAAAACATTGGAAGAGCTTGGCATTGGCAGACCCTCCACTTACGCGCAAATTTTGAGTAATATTCAGGACAAAGATTACGCGGTGAAGGCGGAGGGACGTTTCAAACCAACGTCGCTGGGTGTGTTGGTCAACGAATTACTTGTGAAACATTTTCCGGATATTTTGAACGCACAATTTACCGCGCAAATGGAGAAAGAATTGGATGATGTGGAAGAGGGAAATCTAAAATGGGTTCAGGCGCTTCACGATTTTTATACTCCCTTCAGCAAAACTTTGGCGAAGGCCGAAGTAGAGATGAAGGACATAAAACGCATGCAGATTGAAACCGATCTGAAATGTGAGAAGTGCGGAAACCCTTTGGTGATCCGCTGGGGACGTCACGGTGAATTTTTATCCTGTTCCCAATATCCCGAATGCAAAACAGCGCATGAATTCACGCGCGACGACAAAGGGGTCATTAGTATTCAGGAGCGGGAGTTCAAGGGAACCTGCGAAAAATGTGAAGCGCCGATGATTGTGAAGCGGGGAAGGTTCGGTCCCTTTTTGGCGTGTACCCGTTACCCCGATTGCAAATTTACAAAAACCATTCCGGTGGGAGTGCCTTGTCCCAAATGCAAATCGGATCTGGTTCAAAGGCGTTCCAAACGCGGGAAGTTTTTTTACGGATGTTCCAAATATCCCGCCTGCGATTACGCCAGTTGGAACAAACCCATTCCCCAAGAATGTCCGCAATGTCATCATCCTTTTCTCGTCGAGAAATATTCCAAAAAAGCCGGCGGCGTTTACGTTGCCTGCCCCCAAAAAGAATGCGGCTACACCAAAGAACCCCCTCAATGA